The genomic DNA aatcaaaccgTTTAAATCGGTTATGAaacggtttttgttgttttgaaattttacctCATCTAGtgctgaaaattttataaataaaaggaaattgcgctaaaacaaatattggtggggttaaaaaatatgcatcatttttatataaggtAGTCACACCGTAATTAAAAGTCCGAGTAgcgttttttcattaatttcgcGAAAAATAAGCGAACCGGTTGAATCGGTTATGAAACGGTTTTTGCTGGttcataattgttttgtaactAGCAGCTGCAAAAggctgaaataattaaaaattacgcCAAACTATATTCGTATATAGATAATTATCGCTAAAATACCATgtaatattgatatatttaatttattttgtaattttttcatgctaCATTCATATTTATCAAAGCTTTTAGTAGTAAACAGTTCTAATTTAGCCGAATTACGAATTTCATTGCGAAttggattttttaaatttaattacaatatttcaaaGCCGGTTCAAAccataaatagtttcaaaaattttaaattttttgctgacTTTCAACGGAAATGTGACTTGTACTGTCTAGATTTTGATTTCGTTTAACTCTACACCGCCATAACGGAAATTATTTTGACCATCATGACAGGCGCTGCTCTAAAGTGAGAGTGACGGAAATGACAACCCACAATTTCCTGCCAGTTTAGctcatttatgtaaatataaaaaaactgacTTTTgacttaattgaaaaaaaaaaaaaacaataataattatatctAGTTGTATCAACAAACTTCTTGCACAAACTGGTTTCATAAGtgtaattacttttattatgtaattatattttataatcaaatatatctattacaataaaaaatttcaataaattatccGCACAAAGCGTACCACTTGCCGCTCGGTCTGAATTGTAAATGAGCCGTCAACTGCTAAACTCGAACGTTTAACAGCACGTTAAATaacgcattaattttttgtttgccgcCGACACCTCGCCAGCACAGCGCTACCAAGCAGAAACTGTTAATGGCTCATTGCGCCTGTTTAATAGACGAATCGCCAGCGGGACTTAAGTAGTTATAGCTTTGAGTCACGGCCAAGCCCTGAAAGCGCAGACGTCAACGCGTCGAATCAGCAAACGCGTTCGGCTAGTTTTAAAACGTATAATTTATTGCTTGAGATTTTGAATTTGTATgcgttttgtatttttatttttgggtgCCGCCAGCTGCGCGCCGATTAACTTGTATTGTTGTCATACGAAAAATAAACACCGCAGATTAACGGCGCATGGCGTGCTTTGATAATAATGTGTGCGCAGACGCGTAGGCGGCGCAAACTTGTTTGAGACGGAATAATTTCCATTGTTTATTTCTATTTGATTGAAGGCAGTTTCACTATTTCTTGCTTTTGATTTTTGGCTTTTGTTGTCTGAtgaacaacaaaataattaagttaTGCAAATTGCTGTCGAAGAAACTGTGCGAGTCCACTTTATTAGCGTTTAGTAATTTATTACTTGCATTTAAGTTTTAGAAAACAATACTTTGAGTTTACTAATTTTTCTCTTCTCCACTTCTTTTCCTCCTTAACAGGTTCACCCAATTCCAACGATCGCGATGCTGGCTTCTGTTCCGGCAGTTCTGAGGGCGGCGACGATCTCGACCGCATGGAGCATGCACGTCTCGAAAGCAGCAGTCCCACCAGTCCCACCGATGTGACAACAGAGACCTCTGAGGACTCGGTTGAAGTCAAAGTCACGCCAATTGCGCTCGTGCGCAATAAACGTAAAAGTTCGGAACCTTCCAAAGTGGTGGATGCTTGCGCGACGTCTGTTACGGCGGGTGCGCATGCGCCTGCACTCGCCACGGCGCCATTGAAGAAACGCATACGTTATACCTCGACGACAGATTCCGCAGTGGTGTTGACACCGCCAGCGCTTGCGACACCACCACCGCACGGCATCTGGGATCCTAGTCAAGTGTTACCTCATGAATTGATGCCAAATCCAGCGCAAGTGTTCGTGCGACATCCGGGCGCAACAACACTGCATCGCATACCCGCCACCACCGTCGAAGAGCAATTGGAGCCGCTAGCGCTAGTTGCGAAGAAACCAACAACCACAAATAGTGTTAAGCTTGAGAGCGAACAAGCGCATGTATATACGCACGCGGCCACCAGCGCTGAATCAACGCCGTCCGTTTATGTACCGAAAAAGCAACAGGCAACCGCAAATAGTCAACTAAAGTTCCATGCTAACAATGAGTTTGTACCGCTAGCGTTAACGACGAGCGCGCATCACTTAAGCGCTGCGCGGGACGAGCACGCGCTACAACAACATGTGGCCGCTAGTACTAATGGCAGCGCGTTGCAATACAATAAACCCGGCAGTGCAGCGGATGAGATGCCTAGCGGTAGCGGCGGCAGTAATGGTAGCGGTAGCGCGCGTCCGCAACAACGGAACTACAAGAATATGACACGCGAAAGACGTATAGAGGCGAATGCGCGCGAACGCACGCGCGTGCATACTATTTCCGCCGCTTATGAGACGCTGCGACGCGCTGTGCCATCCTATTCGAATGCGCAGAAACTATCAAAGCTTTCGGTATTGCGGATCGCCTGTTCCTACATTTTAACGCTAAGCCGCATGGCTGGTCAGGATTACAGCGCTGATGGTTCTGAGCCATCACTGGCAGATTGCTTCGATGCCGTCACCGAAACAATACAGACTGAAGGCAAGATCAGAAAGAAGAAGGACGAATAAGCGCTAAGAGATAAAGTGAAAGCTAGATAGCAAGCAGGTTTCAATAGTGCGTTTAGCACATAAGACTTAATTTTTAGACTTCCTGATTTTCCTACTGAGCaattaagtaaaacaaaaaacaaacacatttaAATT from Bactrocera oleae isolate idBacOlea1 chromosome 3, idBacOlea1, whole genome shotgun sequence includes the following:
- the net gene encoding uncharacterized protein net isoform X1; this translates as MANTKTASVTATATASATAIGGSENQFCMQLNASELTAIIMKGSPNSNDRDAGFCSGSSEGGDDLDRMEHARLESSSPTSPTDVTTETSEDSVEVKVTPIALVRNKRKSSEPSKVVDACATSVTAGAHAPALATAPLKKRIRYTSTTDSAVVLTPPALATPPPHGIWDPSQVLPHELMPNPAQVFVRHPGATTLHRIPATTVEEQLEPLALVAKKPTTTNSVKLESEQAHVYTHAATSAESTPSVYVPKKQQATANSQLKFHANNEFVPLALTTSAHHLSAARDEHALQQHVAASTNGSALQYNKPGSAADEMPSGSGGSNGSGSARPQQRNYKNMTRERRIEANARERTRVHTISAAYETLRRAVPSYSNAQKLSKLSVLRIACSYILTLSRMAGQDYSADGSEPSLADCFDAVTETIQTEGKIRKKKDE
- the net gene encoding transcription factor ATOH1 isoform X2, giving the protein MFHNSMYKTICSPNSNDRDAGFCSGSSEGGDDLDRMEHARLESSSPTSPTDVTTETSEDSVEVKVTPIALVRNKRKSSEPSKVVDACATSVTAGAHAPALATAPLKKRIRYTSTTDSAVVLTPPALATPPPHGIWDPSQVLPHELMPNPAQVFVRHPGATTLHRIPATTVEEQLEPLALVAKKPTTTNSVKLESEQAHVYTHAATSAESTPSVYVPKKQQATANSQLKFHANNEFVPLALTTSAHHLSAARDEHALQQHVAASTNGSALQYNKPGSAADEMPSGSGGSNGSGSARPQQRNYKNMTRERRIEANARERTRVHTISAAYETLRRAVPSYSNAQKLSKLSVLRIACSYILTLSRMAGQDYSADGSEPSLADCFDAVTETIQTEGKIRKKKDE